One genomic window of Nicotiana sylvestris chromosome 10, ASM39365v2, whole genome shotgun sequence includes the following:
- the LOC138880373 gene encoding secreted RxLR effector protein 161-like gives MSRIPYASAVGAIMYIMTCTRPDVAYALGVTSRYQANPGEEHWKVVKTILKYLRRTKDQFLIYGDSELKLEGYTDASFSSDRDDSKSISGYVFTLNGGAVSWKSSKQATVADSVTEAEYIAASEAAKEAVWMKKFLTELGVVPSIEGAVPLLCDNTGAIAQAKEPRSHQKSKHVLRRYHLIREIIECGDVEIQKVHGKENAANPFTKALGAKEFDKHKWKLGMKLPLGTLLLAYPTCLKFSSFLYSKPIQEIEEPYFTQFVFVH, from the exons ATGAGTAGGATCCCTTATGCTAGTGCAGTAGGAGCTATCATGTATATcatgacatgtacacgtcctgatgtggcttatgcacttggagtgactagccgctatcaggcaaatcctggtgaggaacattggaaggtggtgaagaccattcttaagtacttaagaaggactaaagaccaattcctcatctatggagattctgagttgaaacttgaaggttatactgatgcaagtttctcttcagatagagatgatagcaaatctatttctggttatgtattcaccttaaatggtggtgcagtgagttggaaaagttccaaacaagctacagtagctgattcagtgactgaagcagaatatatagcagctagtgaagctgctaaggaagctgtatggatgaaaaagttcttaactgaacttggtgtggttccttcaatagaaggtgcggttccactgttgtgtgacaatactggagccattgctcaagcaaaagaaccaagATCACACCAAAAGTCCAAACACGTTCTGCGAAGGTATCACTTGATAAGAGAGATCATTGAATGTGGAGACGTCGAGATTCAAAAGGTTCATGGAAAAGAAAATGCCGCAAacccattcactaaagctcttggcgcaaaggagtttgacaagcacaagtggaaattgggaatgaa GTTGCCTTTGGGAACTCTCCTTTTAGCTTATCCTACATGCCTCAAATTCAGTAGTTTTCTGTATTCTAAACCTATTCAAGAGATTGAAGAACCTTACTTTACTCAATTTGTATTTGTACATTGA